From the genome of Paludisphaera rhizosphaerae, one region includes:
- a CDS encoding ATP-dependent Clp protease proteolytic subunit — MPLVPIVIERSGREERAMDIYSRLLQDRIIILGTAIDDNVANLVVAQMLVLAHQDAKADIHLYINSPGGSVTAGMAIYDTMQWVPCDVATYCMGQCASMGSLLMTAGAKNKRYALPNSRIMIHQPLAGMEGTATEILIHAEEFLRMKKALNGIYQKHTGQTLERLQEDTDRDRFMSPEEAKDYGLIDHVVDRAPAFPTKTETPEKS; from the coding sequence ATGCCACTGGTTCCGATCGTCATCGAACGTAGCGGCCGCGAAGAGCGGGCGATGGACATCTACTCCCGCCTGCTCCAGGACCGCATCATCATCCTGGGGACCGCCATCGACGACAACGTCGCCAACCTGGTGGTTGCCCAGATGCTCGTCCTGGCGCATCAGGACGCCAAGGCCGACATCCACCTGTACATCAACAGCCCCGGCGGCAGCGTCACCGCCGGCATGGCCATCTACGACACGATGCAGTGGGTCCCCTGCGACGTCGCCACCTACTGCATGGGCCAGTGCGCCAGCATGGGCTCGCTGCTCATGACGGCCGGCGCCAAGAACAAGCGCTACGCCCTGCCCAACAGCCGGATCATGATCCACCAGCCGCTCGCCGGCATGGAAGGGACGGCCACCGAGATCCTGATCCATGCGGAGGAGTTCCTCCGTATGAAGAAGGCCCTCAACGGCATCTATCAGAAGCATACCGGCCAGACCCTGGAACGGCTGCAGGAAGACACCGACCGCGACCGCTTCATGTCCCCCGAGGAGGCCAAGGACTACGGCCTCATCGACCATGTCGTCGACCGCGCCCCGGCCTTCCCGACCAAGACCGAGACGCCCGAGAAGTCCTGA